The stretch of DNA ACAGCTATACGTAAAAACCTATTTTCAAAGGAGAAAGAATGATCGCATTATCACAACGAAGTCAAAGTGTAACACCCTCATCTACCTTAGCAATCACTGCGAAAATTAACGCCTTGATTGCCGATGGCGTAGACGTTGTCAAATTCGGGGCAGGCGAACCCGATTTTGATACACCCGATTATATCAAAGATGCCGCAGTCAAAGCACTCAGTGAGGGTTTTACGAAGTACACCCCAGTCCCCGGCACCCCCGAGCTCCGAGAGGCAATCACGGAGAAATTCAAAAGGGACAACGGACTGAGTTATGAATCCTCTGAAGTCATCGTCTCGTGCGGTGCAAAACACACCATCTATAACATCTTCCAAGCCATCTGCGACCCAGGCGACGAGGTTATCTTCGCCGCGCCGTATTGGGTAAGCTACCCAGAACAGGTTAAACTTGCAGGCGCAGTGCCAAGCGTCATTGAGACGACCCCCGCACAGAACTTCTGCATGGCACCCGATCAGGTCGAAGCAGCCATTACCCCGAAGACAAAGGCAATCCTCGTTAACAGTCCAAGCAACCCCACCGGTACAACTTACGATGTGGACACGCTCAAAGCCATTGCTGAGATTGCCGTTAAACACCAAATTTACCTTATCTCCGATGAAATCTACGAAGCGTTGCTTTACGACGGGGCAACCCATCAGAGTCCGGCTGCCTTCAATGAAGAGATCAAGGCGATTACCTTTGTTGTCAACGGCGTTTCTAAGGCCTACTCTATGACAGGGTGGCGGATTGGGTATACCGCAGGTCCCGAAGACGCTGTTTCGGCGATGTCGCGTATCCAATCCCATAGCACTTCAAACCCGACATCCATTGCACAGAGAGCCGCACTGGCCGCACTCAATGAACCGCAAGACGCTGTCGAAGAGATGCGAAAAGCGTTTGAGGAACGCCGAGATGTAATCTGTCAACGTTTTGACGAGATTGAAGGGGTCAGTTATGCCAGACCACAAGGCGCGTTCTATATCTTCCCCGATTTTTCCGCACATTATGGTAGAACACTTGGTGGGAACAAGGTCGAAAATTCGATGGATATGACCGATTATTTATTAAATTCTGCAGGTGTTGGTGTTGTGCCGGGAGACGGTTTCGGTGCCGACAATCATTTGCGACTCTCCTTTGCGACTTCATTGACGGAGATTAACCGCGGATTGGATCGCATCAAAAAGGCGTTGCAGTAAGTGAATGCTGTATCAAGTTTGAGTTTATGGGGAGTAGGTTGGGTGGAGCGCGAGCAAAACCCAACATAATTCCCCGACATCCGATGAAAAAACGAAAAAACTTGACACCTATCCGAAAGTATGATATAATTATACTACACTGGGAATAAGTTAGACGTTAATCTTGGAAAGTTCACAATCGCTAAAATGTTACACTTTTGGCAAAATTGCTTTTTTTCACACAAGAGAAAATCGGAAATTAAACGTCAACGAACCCTTACGGGGACTGGTTTCTTTAACGTTGTAGGCAACACACCCTAATGATACACGGGTGTAACTTTAGTGTAACATTTTTAAGACGAATCTATTAACTCAAGGAAAATGATGATGTTGAACGGACGCGTAATGCTGTGGAGCATTTTCGGAGTACTCTTTATTTTTTCGATCGCCTTTACTGCTTATGCACAGCAGGAGCAACAATCTGATGCCGCCCTGTCACAATCCCAATTTATGCAGATTATTGATAGGATAGACAAATCTAAAGAAGAAATACGTGAGCATGTAGACGAAAGATTTGAAAAACTTGACAAGAAAATTGATGAAAAATTTGGTGAACTTGACAAGAAGATTGATGAACTTAACACAGATGTTGCCTTTATAAACGGACAATTGACCGTTATAAAATGGAGTATTACAATATTTGGTGCCCCTCTTCTTGTTGGTTTGCTAATTTATTCCTTGCAAAACCGTAAGAAGACGGTTAATACAACTGCTGATGTAGCAACTAAAATCCCCGCTGAAAGCAGAGAAGAATCGGATAAAGATGTCATACGAAGAAATTTAACAGATGATCAACAATCCGAAGCCGCGTAGGAATAGTCAGATGAAAAAAGATAATTCCCCTAAGAACGTTGACAAATCAGCAAAAAACTACTTTGATAAAGGTAAACAATTATATGAACAAAAGTATTATAGCACTGCTATATCTACGCTTGACGAGGCGATCCGTTTAGACCCTAAATATGCCCGTGCCTATAATGGCAGAGGTGCCGCAAAAAGCCGTTTAGAACAATATTTTGAAGCCCTCTCCGATTTTGACGAGGCTATTCGTTTAGACCCTAACCTTGCACTCGCCTATCATAACAGAGGTCTCGCAAAATACAAATTAGGACACCCTCAAGAGGCTATCTCGGACTATGATGAGGCTATTCGACTTGACTCAGGGTATGTAAACGCCTATCGCAATCGTTCCCTTGCAAAAAGCGAGATAGGACAACATTTTGAATCCATATCCGACCTGGACATGGTCATCCGTTTAGAACCTGAAAATGACGCAGCATACAACAATAGAGGAGCCGATAAAGCACGTCTAGGACACCATGAAGCTGCTGTACTTGACTTCGACGCGGCTATTCGCATAAATTCCAAAGAGGCAGATGTATACTTCAACCGTGGGCTTTCCAAAAAGAAATTAGGACGCACGGCAGAGGCAGAACAAGATTTTCAGAAAGCACTCAGTTTAGCACAAGAAGCAGGAGATGCGGAACTTATAACCACAATTAAGAAGTATATATAATCTGCCCATAATTGACCTATCGTGCAGGAGCGGTTTTCAACCCCGATAACAAAACCCCATGAATGTCCAAAACCGAACCATCTTCTCAAACGACAACCTACCCGTCTTGCGTGGTATAGACACAGAATCCATTGACCTGATCTATCTTGACCCACCCTTCAATTCCAACCGCAACTACGCAGCACCTATCGGCAGCGACGCAGCAGGCGCAGCGTTCAAAGACACTTGGACGCTCTCCGATGTAGATAACGCATGGCACGGCGAAATCGCTGACCGCCAACCCGCGCTGTATCAAGCAATACACGCAGCCGAGCTCACACATGGCAAAGGCATGAAGTCTTACCTGATTATGATGGCGGTGCGGTTGTTGGAGATGCAGCGTGTTCTCAAAAAGACTGGCAGCATATACCTGCACTGCGATCCGACTGCGAGCCATTATCTCAAAAGTGTAATGGATGCAGTGTTTGGGAAGAATAACTTTCGGAATGAAGTTGTGTGGCAACGCACAAATACACATGGTCTTGGTAAGCAGTTCGGTAGGGTTCACGACACAATACTATTTTATAGCAGAAGTAGCCAAAGGGTATGGAATGATGTCTATACCGAACACGATCCAGAGTACGTCCAGAGAACTTATCGTCATAGCGACGAAAGGGGACTTTTCCAAGTCGATAATCTTACTGGCGGAAGTGTCACGGAAAAAGGGGAGTCTGGTCAACCTTGGCGCGGTATAGATCCGAGTCTTGTCGGTAGAAACTGGAGCACTCCCCAGAGATCAGCGTGGCCAGAAGGTGTAGAACCGCCCGATAATTACGAAGAACTCTCAGTTCATGAAAGACTGGATGCTTTGGACGCTGCCGGTTTGATTTATTGGCCCCCAAGAGGAAGGGTGCCAAGATTCAAGCGTTATCTATCAATATCAAAAGGGCGAAAAGTACATGATGTCATTACAGATATAAATCCGGTTGCAAGCAAATCCAAAGAACGCGTCGGCTACCCTACCCAAAAACCCGTCGCGTTATTAGAACGCATCATCAAGGCAAGTAGCGAGAAAGATAACGTCGTATTAGACCCGTTCTGTGGATGTGCCACAACCTGTGTCGCGGCAGAAAGGCTACAACGTCAATGGATCGGTATTGATATATCGCCCAAAGCCGTTGATCTTGTGCGAGTGCGCTTAGAGAACGAGGTTGGACTTCTCGGAAAGGTCATCCACCGAACAGATATTCCCAAAAGGAGTGAGAAATTACCCAATTATCGTACACACAAGCATACGCTGTTCGGTAAGCAGGAAGGCTTATGTAACGGATGCAGGACACAATTTCCATTTAGAAATATGACAGTTGACCACATCGTGCCGAGATCACAAGGCGGCACCGACCATGAGGACAACCTACAACTCCTCTGCGGTGCATGCAACTCCACAAAGGGACGAGGCACACAAGCCGAGTTGATTTCACGCTTAAAAGCACAAGGCGTTTTACGCTAACTCTCTTGGTTCGTGCGCAATTCTACCCACGTTTCTTCATCTTGCCACTTTGCGACCCTCTGATCAAAGGAGAATTCAAGATGATATTTAGATGTTTCAAGTTTTTCAGTCTCATCATAGTTGTAGTGTTAATAGCAAGTTGCGACCCACACACACCAGATTTAAACGCCATACTGGATACAACACAGTGTCCACTTCAGCTTGAAGGACCTTATATCGGACAATCTGCCCAAAGTCTGAATAGCGATAACCCTTATAGTTTATCACCTGCTGAAACACGATTTGCTCCTGACCAAGTTTTTCGACCGGATGATCCGTGGCAGATACATAGTGGAGAAGTGTTTACTTCTAATGACGCTTTTCTCATTTGGGATCTGTCGGAGACAGGAATAGACGCATACGCTAACAACACTGATAGAATTTGCACTGTTTCCTTCTCAACGAAGGCATCAAGTCTGATTACTGATGATTCTGACTATCGGTATACCTGTATTTTTACCTTCAGAGATGCGCGTTCAAATATTCTAACTTACTCCAAACCTTTTCAGTTATCCTTTCAAAGACAGATTCATACTTTCTCGTTTTCTGCCCCTATAGATATACAATATCCGACCTTCGGCATTTTATTCGGTCATACGGGCGCGGATTTTATCGTAGACAGCTTTTAGGCATCTTTCCTCAATGGTGATTACTGCGAATTAGAGAGTCAGCCTTGATAAAGTTTCTCAAGTCCGAAACGGCTTATTCCGTTAGAGTAAGTGCAAACAAAGCGAACCGCGACCCCCAACCTGTCGCGGTTTTTCCTTGCCAACGCCCCTCGAAAATGATACAATGTTAACTGTGAAATTCAATCTAACCAAGCCCAAATCTGCTAACTGTGTAGAAAAAATAAAGGAGATACAATCGTGGCAGAACAGACGACACCGAATCTCGTCTTTGTCATCACCGACGACCAAGGCTACGGCGATTTGGGATGCACCGGAAATCCCACTATCAACACACCGAATCTGGACGCACTCGCCGACGAGAGCGTACAACTGCAGAACCTACACGTCGGACCCACCTGTTCCCCGACCCGTGCCGGTATTATGACGGGACACTACTGCAACTCTACAGGCGTATGGCATACCATCGGTGGACGCTCACTCCTCCGTAGCGACGAGGTCACGATGGCGGATATTTTCCGACGCAACGGCTATAAAACCGGTATGTTCGGTAAATGGCACCTCGGCGATAACTACCCCTTCCGTCCACACGACAGAGGCTTTGACGAAGCACTCTACCACGGCGGCGGCGGTATCAGTCAAACCCCGGACTATTGGGGCAATGACTATTTTGACGACACCTATTTCCGCAACGGTTCCGAACAGCCGTTTGACGGTTACTGCACGGATGTCTGGTTTGATGAGGCGATGGCGTTTATTGAGAGACAGGCTGGAGAAGGTCAGAACCGTCCGTTCTTCTGTTACCTCTCTACCAATGCCCCACACGGCCCATTCCGTGTCCCTGACGCTTACGGCGAAGTCTACCGACGGAAAGGTGTGCAAGGCGAGCGTGCGAATTTCTGGGGTATGATAACCAACATTGATGACAATATGGCGCGGTTACGGCATCACCTCAAGGTATTGGGAATTGAGGATAACACGATCCTTATCTTCATGACGGATAACGGATCTGCTGCGGGATGCGATTTGGATAGACAGCAGTTCGTCAGGGCGGGGTACAACGCCGGAATGCGCGGGAAAAAAGGATCGCCTTATGAAGGTGGGCATCGCGTCCCGCTCTTTATGCATTGGCCCGGTGGCGGTTTCAGTGAAAAGCACGAGGTACACGAACTGACTGCAAACATCGATTTACTTCCGACACTGATAGACCTCTGTGATCTTGAAGTTTCCTCAAGCGCGAGTTTCCACGGTAAGAGTATTGCCCCGTTATTGAACGGTGAGACCGAGGCGTGGGAAGAACGGGTTATCGTCACGGATTCACAGCGCGTTGAGAACCCAATTAAGTGGAAAGACAGCGCAACGATGTCGCAGCGGTGGCGGCTCATCAACGGCACTGAGCTGTATGACATTCAAGAGGACCCTGGACAGCGAGATGACATCGCCGATGAACACCCAGAGGTTGTCGCAGAACTCCGCGAACATTATGAAGTGTGGTGGAAACTCGTTTCGGAACGGTTTGATGAGGATTGTCCCATCGTCATCGGGACGCAAAACGAACCCATTGCCTGCATCACGACGCACGATTGGCACGGAGAAGCACAGGCTTGGAATCACGGCATGATTCGCCGAGGGCTGGAATGTAACGGATATTGGGCTATTGAGATTCCCGAAGATGGGGAGTACAGCTTTGAGTTACGTCGATGGCCCCTCGCCGAAGATAGAGCAATAACGGACGGCATACCCGGCGAACATATCGATCTTTACAACGGCGGAAAGGCTTTGGCATTAAAAACGGCACAAATTCGCGTCGGGGAACAGACCGCAACGCAGGAGATTTCACCGGATGCGAAAGGCGTAACCTTTACGTTTCACCTTACTGCCGGTCAAACGCGCATGCATACCGAATTCGCTGATGAAGCAGGTGAGTTAGCGATTGGGGCGTATTATGTATATGCGAAACGGGTCATCTGAAATTAGAGGAGAGACGCATCGGGACAAGCGGCTGTTGCAGCGAAAAACAGATCCTCTAATTCAGCCATTGACACACCGAGGCTCTCTTCAAGGTCCGTCTGTGTTAACCCAAGCTGCTTGACACCGAGGCTCTCTTCAAAGTCTTTTTGCGTTAACCCGAATTCACAGTATCCCTGAATGACCATTTCCAGATACCATTTTGCTGGTGGTTCTGAATCTGCGCCCCCTTGCGCCATCCGGTAAAACATGACCTTGTCTTGGTAATATTTGCCGTAGTAGTCTGGATAGCCTTCATAGCGGTCAAGGGCTTCTTCATGGACTTCTGTAATTTGCCAGAGTCCGCCGTGGACTGAACAGCCCTCCATCGGGATAATATCGGCGTGATAGTTGAAAACGAGGCGAAAGCCTTCAAGTCTCAATTTCCCGATGGAAACAATACCTGGGCAGTGTTGTTGCATGTGATCGTGATTCATGTTCGACCCGTAAGCGAAATATTGCATCGACCGGTTCCTTAATCCTAAAGAGAGGTCTCCGCGCCAGATAAAGCGTGGAGACCTCAACATCATTATCGCGCCTTCAGTTCACCCCAGAGGACGGGAAGTTTATCCAACGGTTCCACAGCAAAAGCGGTGTGATAAATGCCGTCATTCATAATCCCCTGAACTTCATCTTCGGTGAGTGCATCGTTAAAAAGTCCAACATCATCCATAATAGTGGCAGAGAGGAAGCCAGTCCCTTTATCGGTAGCGAGCCACGCCGTCTGGTCCTGGTCTAAAAGTTGGAATTTCGGGACCTTTTGTGAGACTTTCTCCTCGCCATCAATATAGATATTACAGGTTTCTCCGTCATAGACATTGGCGACGTGATACCAGGTCCCCGCCTTAACGGTCACACCACTGGCGACATCCCATGTATTGGTCCAACTACGCATGAGGTTTCCACCGTTTTTGTAAGGCACATAGCGGTTATTGCTCTGATCCCATATAGAGAAATAGTTCTGCTGACCACCGATGTCAGTAAACTGCAACCAGAGGATAAAAGTCACCTTATCTTCAATAATGCCTTTACCGAGCGGAATGGTAACAGTCCCACCTTTCTTGATTTCAAGCGCACCGTTGAACTTACCTTCTTCCCATTGACCTTGTGTAATCGTCCCTTCACGGCCATTTTCAGATGCGTCTTCAGCAACATCACCCTTGCCTTCGTCCAATAGCCAGATACCGACGATTCTATCTGGATCAATCTTGGCATAACTATAATTGGCGACGAGACCCAACAGGAATATCGCACAGACAAATATATTCATTCTCATGGATTTGTGCTCCTTTTTGTTATACAGAGAGTCACGACCATAAATCGTTCCTATCCGTAGAAATTGCAACCGGTCTGTCAGTTACATTAGACTTATTGATTATATTTGACGTTTAATTCCGAATTTCTGCTGACTCGTTCTCTCTGATTTAATTTGACAATGAACAGAGATTCGGGTATACTATAATTACTTGCCGGGATGCTGGAATTGGTAGACAGGCTAGGTTCAGGGTCTAGTGTGCATTACGCGCGTAAGGGTTCGAGCCCCTTTCCCGGCATTTTCCAACAAACTGAGAAACTGATCGGTTAAAAAGACATCTCACTTTGGACAATTTTCCTTATTAGGATGGTTGAGGGTGAGACGGTTCTCCGCCTGCAACCTTCCTCACACTTTAGTTTGCGGGCTCTTTCCTTGCCAAGCAGGTGGATGGAGAACATTATTCTTTCCGTAAGGTCTCCGGGACCAGCCACAAAAAAATGCCAACCGCGAGATAACCGATGCCTCCCAAAGCGAAGCCAGAATAACCCAATCCGAACAAATCGGCAAGGTTACCGACAATAACAGGTCCCGCAGAACCACCGAAATCTCCCGTCAGTCGCCACAGACCTAAGAATTCACCGGTACCCTCGCGTGGCGCGAGGTCTGCCCCGAGCGTCATCATTGTCCCTGAAGCGATACCGTTGCCTATTCGCATGAAGATCGCTGCGAGCAGCAATCCTGTAAATGTACCCGTAAACGGCATCAACATCATTCCTGTAGCAAAAACACAGACCCCCGGCACTGTCGCGAATCTTCGACCAAATTGATCCATCATATAGCCAGCAATGGGGAACATCGACATGTCCACTGCTGAGGAAATCATAACCACCGCTCGGACTTGCTGCGTTGTTAATCCAACAACCTCGTCGGCATAGAGCGGAATAATGATGTTGCAACCGCGCCGAAGCGTTTGTACACATACCTGTCCCACGCCGGCAGTCGCAAGGAGCCGTGCATGGTGACGCGATATTTCGAGGAGATGTCTAAGATATGGAAGTTTTTTACCAGCAGTTTGGTTTGTCGAACGCCGTGTTTCTGGAATAAAAAAGAGACAGAGGATAAAATTCAAAACCACAATACCCGCAAAGATGAAGAACGGCAGGCGGAGATTCACCCCAAGAAAAACGGAACAGAACTGTCCGGCGAAAGTGCCCATCCGGTTTACACCGCCAAACAGCGCGATCGCTCGTCCACGATTTGCTATTGGAATGACATCTGTCATGTAAGCATGCCGAGCGAGCATCCACAATGCATTTCCGATACCCCCAATTAATTGTGCACCGATGAGTTGGAAGAAATTCGTCGCTATCCCCATCCCAAGCGTTGACACCCCTATCATTACCAGTCCCAGCAACATTGAGGGTTTACGACCCAACCGTTCCACTAAGATACCTGCTGGGATATTTCCAATCACTCCGACAGCAAGGACAACAGTCGTTAATGTGTAGGATAACTCAAACGATTTAACATAAATGGAGAGCGTTGGTAAAACAATACCCGCGCCTGTTGACAAGAGAAACGCTGGAATGTAAAGCGGAAGAATCAACGAGGCACGGCTAAATTTCGGGTTGTTCAATTTTGGATAACTTTCAGCAGCGGTGGCTTTCTAATGTGTGAACCCTAATTTGGGAAAAAGATGGACATAACGTCCACATAATGCGTGTGTGTCGCCTCGTCAAATAGGACAAACTGAATCTCCCTGAGTGCGACGGGATTCTCCTCTTGCACAAAACCTTTTACCGCCATCAGCGCAACGACTGCTGCCTTCTCCGTTGGATAACCGTAAATTCCGGTGCTAATGGCGGGAAAGGCAATGCTTTGAATACCATTTTCTATCGCGAGTCGAAGGCTCTCCCGGTAACAACTCGCTAACAGTTCGGGTTCACCTAAATTACCGCCTTCCCAGACGGGTCCAACTGTATGAATGACATATCTTGCAGGAAGATTGCCCCCTGGGGTGATGACCGCCTGACCCGTCGGACAACCACCGTCGCGTCTACGAATTTCCGCACAGGCTCGCTCAATTTCGGCACCGCCAGCACG from Candidatus Poribacteria bacterium encodes:
- a CDS encoding pyridoxal phosphate-dependent aminotransferase — encoded protein: MALSQRSQSVTPSSTLAITAKINALIADGVDVVKFGAGEPDFDTPDYIKDAAVKALSEGFTKYTPVPGTPELREAITEKFKRDNGLSYESSEVIVSCGAKHTIYNIFQAICDPGDEVIFAAPYWVSYPEQVKLAGAVPSVIETTPAQNFCMAPDQVEAAITPKTKAILVNSPSNPTGTTYDVDTLKAIAEIAVKHQIYLISDEIYEALLYDGATHQSPAAFNEEIKAITFVVNGVSKAYSMTGWRIGYTAGPEDAVSAMSRIQSHSTSNPTSIAQRAALAALNEPQDAVEEMRKAFEERRDVICQRFDEIEGVSYARPQGAFYIFPDFSAHYGRTLGGNKVENSMDMTDYLLNSAGVGVVPGDGFGADNHLRLSFATSLTEINRGLDRIKKALQ
- a CDS encoding tetratricopeptide repeat protein, whose amino-acid sequence is MKKDNSPKNVDKSAKNYFDKGKQLYEQKYYSTAISTLDEAIRLDPKYARAYNGRGAAKSRLEQYFEALSDFDEAIRLDPNLALAYHNRGLAKYKLGHPQEAISDYDEAIRLDSGYVNAYRNRSLAKSEIGQHFESISDLDMVIRLEPENDAAYNNRGADKARLGHHEAAVLDFDAAIRINSKEADVYFNRGLSKKKLGRTAEAEQDFQKALSLAQEAGDAELITTIKKYI
- a CDS encoding DNA methyltransferase, which gives rise to MNVQNRTIFSNDNLPVLRGIDTESIDLIYLDPPFNSNRNYAAPIGSDAAGAAFKDTWTLSDVDNAWHGEIADRQPALYQAIHAAELTHGKGMKSYLIMMAVRLLEMQRVLKKTGSIYLHCDPTASHYLKSVMDAVFGKNNFRNEVVWQRTNTHGLGKQFGRVHDTILFYSRSSQRVWNDVYTEHDPEYVQRTYRHSDERGLFQVDNLTGGSVTEKGESGQPWRGIDPSLVGRNWSTPQRSAWPEGVEPPDNYEELSVHERLDALDAAGLIYWPPRGRVPRFKRYLSISKGRKVHDVITDINPVASKSKERVGYPTQKPVALLERIIKASSEKDNVVLDPFCGCATTCVAAERLQRQWIGIDISPKAVDLVRVRLENEVGLLGKVIHRTDIPKRSEKLPNYRTHKHTLFGKQEGLCNGCRTQFPFRNMTVDHIVPRSQGGTDHEDNLQLLCGACNSTKGRGTQAELISRLKAQGVLR
- a CDS encoding arylsulfatase; its protein translation is MAEQTTPNLVFVITDDQGYGDLGCTGNPTINTPNLDALADESVQLQNLHVGPTCSPTRAGIMTGHYCNSTGVWHTIGGRSLLRSDEVTMADIFRRNGYKTGMFGKWHLGDNYPFRPHDRGFDEALYHGGGGISQTPDYWGNDYFDDTYFRNGSEQPFDGYCTDVWFDEAMAFIERQAGEGQNRPFFCYLSTNAPHGPFRVPDAYGEVYRRKGVQGERANFWGMITNIDDNMARLRHHLKVLGIEDNTILIFMTDNGSAAGCDLDRQQFVRAGYNAGMRGKKGSPYEGGHRVPLFMHWPGGGFSEKHEVHELTANIDLLPTLIDLCDLEVSSSASFHGKSIAPLLNGETEAWEERVIVTDSQRVENPIKWKDSATMSQRWRLINGTELYDIQEDPGQRDDIADEHPEVVAELREHYEVWWKLVSERFDEDCPIVIGTQNEPIACITTHDWHGEAQAWNHGMIRRGLECNGYWAIEIPEDGEYSFELRRWPLAEDRAITDGIPGEHIDLYNGGKALALKTAQIRVGEQTATQEISPDAKGVTFTFHLTAGQTRMHTEFADEAGELAIGAYYVYAKRVI
- a CDS encoding gamma-glutamylcyclotransferase encodes the protein MQYFAYGSNMNHDHMQQHCPGIVSIGKLRLEGFRLVFNYHADIIPMEGCSVHGGLWQITEVHEEALDRYEGYPDYYGKYYQDKVMFYRMAQGGADSEPPAKWYLEMVIQGYCEFGLTQKDFEESLGVKQLGLTQTDLEESLGVSMAELEDLFFAATAACPDASLL
- a CDS encoding LamG domain-containing protein, with the translated sequence MRMNIFVCAIFLLGLVANYSYAKIDPDRIVGIWLLDEGKGDVAEDASENGREGTITQGQWEEGKFNGALEIKKGGTVTIPLGKGIIEDKVTFILWLQFTDIGGQQNYFSIWDQSNNRYVPYKNGGNLMRSWTNTWDVASGVTVKAGTWYHVANVYDGETCNIYIDGEEKVSQKVPKFQLLDQDQTAWLATDKGTGFLSATIMDDVGLFNDALTEDEVQGIMNDGIYHTAFAVEPLDKLPVLWGELKAR
- a CDS encoding MFS transporter, giving the protein MNNPKFSRASLILPLYIPAFLLSTGAGIVLPTLSIYVKSFELSYTLTTVVLAVGVIGNIPAGILVERLGRKPSMLLGLVMIGVSTLGMGIATNFFQLIGAQLIGGIGNALWMLARHAYMTDVIPIANRGRAIALFGGVNRMGTFAGQFCSVFLGVNLRLPFFIFAGIVVLNFILCLFFIPETRRSTNQTAGKKLPYLRHLLEISRHHARLLATAGVGQVCVQTLRRGCNIIIPLYADEVVGLTTQQVRAVVMISSAVDMSMFPIAGYMMDQFGRRFATVPGVCVFATGMMLMPFTGTFTGLLLAAIFMRIGNGIASGTMMTLGADLAPREGTGEFLGLWRLTGDFGGSAGPVIVGNLADLFGLGYSGFALGGIGYLAVGIFLWLVPETLRKE
- a CDS encoding O-acetyl-ADP-ribose deacetylase produces the protein MTIQIQGINLSLLQGDITKTRVDAIVNAANSQLVGGGGVDGAIRRAGGAEIERACAEIRRRDGGCPTGQAVITPGGNLPARYVIHTVGPVWEGGNLGEPELLASCYRESLRLAIENGIQSIAFPAISTGIYGYPTEKAAVVALMAVKGFVQEENPVALREIQFVLFDEATHTHYVDVMSIFFPN